Part of the Leptospira yasudae genome is shown below.
GAATATACGGAACAATCTTTCGGAATCGCTCCGGGTTCTAGAAGCTGAATGTTCGTAGTGATCGAACCGCGGATGAATTCTTCGCAACTTTGGTTCCAGGTGACCGAATCGAATTGTGATCCGAGTTTTAAAAGCTGCTTTAGGATCTTTCCCCAACCCGGTGATAACACTAAAACTTTTTCGGAAGGGTCGATCGATTCCAAAAGAAAGTTTTCGCTCTCTTCGACAAACCCTTCCGAGTAAAGGTTTTCGTTGGCCCAAAGGAATTCGGGTCGAACTTCCTTTCCGATCGCTTGATTCCATTCTAAGAATTCGGAATAGAAGGATTCCATCTTCCGTTTCAGATTTTGATTTTCGGAACGGATCAAAATGAGTTCGTGCAATACGCTGTAAAATGCTCGTGTTCTATTTTCCGAAAGTTTTTTATCCAGGAAAGAATAGAATTCCGCGAATCGGATCAAAAGCCATTTGAGAGGTCCGCGTACGAACCAAAGTTTCGGGTTGGAGAATTTAGGAGGTGCGATTCCTTTTTCAAAAAGATGCGCGATTTCAGCCGGATCAAAATCCCGATATCCTTCCGGACTCGGAGGGGAAAATTTCCAATGAGTGAGTTTCTCTATGTCTTCTTTTGTGGAAGGATTTTTTTTGAGCTTGGATTCGATCTCTTCCATAATTTCGCGGACGTTGATCCGAGAATCTCTGATTTCGAATAGTTCCTGAAATTTATCTTCCATGCTCAAAAGGGGAGAGAATTTTATTCGATTGTTTTTTATTCATTTTCTAAAACAACAGTATTTTTACGGAAAACCAAGAATTCTATGAAGTGTTTGATAACGGGAGCGGCGGGGTTCGTAGGCGGTTACCTGCTGAAGGAACTGAAAGAATCCTATACCGAATTTTTAGGCATCGGAATTCAACCCGGGCCGGACATAGAAGCGGATCTTGCTCTTCCAAGATCGTATCGCTCTTCCGTTTGCGACATACGAAATCCGGAACAAGTCCGTTCCATCATTCATGACTTTTCACCGGATGCGGTTTTTCATTTGGCGGCTCAGCCCTTCGTTCCGAGAGCCGTGGAAGATCCGGGTGAAACGTTGGAGATCAACGTTCACGGAACGTTGAATATCTTGGAATCGCTGCGTTCCTTAAAAAAGAAAGTTCGCTTCGTTTACATCTCGTCTTCCGATGTTTACGGAAATGTTGCCGAATCCTGCCTACCGGTGCAAGAATCGATCTTACCCGCGCCATTGAATCCGTATTCTTCCTCCAAGTCTTGTGCAGAAATTTATTGCCTACAGTATCATCGATGGATTCCGGAACTCGAAGTCGTGATCGCGAGACCGTTCAATCACACCGGTCCTAAACAAAGTCTGAATTTCGTGATTCCTAATTTTTGTTCTCAGGTCTTGGAAGCTTTGAAAAAGCCGGAAGCAGAAAGAAAAATCTTAGTCGGCGACCTTTCCTCTACGAGGGATTTTTTGGATGTGCGAGACGTCGTGCGTGCGTATCGGATTCTCGCGGAGAAGGGAAAGCCCGGAGAAATTTATAATATCTGTTCCGGTCAGGAAGTCGTGATTCGAGACGTCTTGGATCGGATCATTTCCGAATCGGGAAAAAAAATTCCGGTCGTAGTGGATTCTTCCCGATTTCGTCCAGCGGAGATGAAACGTTTGTCCGGGGATAACGGTAAACTTCAAACACTCGGATGGAAACCGGCCTTCGGTTTAACGGACACGATTCGAGACGTGTATCAATGGGTATCGAGCGCCCGAACTCAGTAAAACGCTCTCTACGGATCGCGTTTTAGGAAGCGAGATAAGCAAATGCAGCAGAGCGTTGCATTTGGTTCTTGCATAGCAAGATGAGCGCCCGAACTCAGTAAAACGCTCTCTACGGATCGTATTTTAGGAAGCAAGGTGCGCGTAGTAACTCCGACAACTCTTTTGTAAAACTTTGCGGGCCCCGCCCTGATTTTGGGTGGGGGGTGTGGCGGTGGGAAAATCCGGACAAATTCCCCTCTATCAGAAAATTATAATTCCTGCAACGACTATTCTTTCCTGCGATTTGTCGTAACTCCGACAAATCATCGAATATCAGGAAACTCTAAAGCGCCGAACCTTTCCAAGTTTTGATTCCGCTTCCTTCGATCGGAAACGGATCGCCTAAATATTTCGGATTCGTTTTAAACAAATTCATATCGACCCACGCCAAGGTCCGCGCAAAAAATTCCCGGAATCTGCTGAACGGACCGCTCGTATAAATTCTACGATCGGATTCGAACGCTTGAAATTTCAAACCGATCTTATTCGCCAAAAACGCGGCCCGAGGTTGATAGATTCTCTGACTCACAAAGATCAAATCCTTGACTTGAAAAATTTCTTTCGCACGAACCAAAGTGTCCAAGGTTCGAAACCCCGCATGATCGACGAATATGTCTCTTTCATTCACTTGATTCTTCAGAATGTAGAGCAACATCGGTTTCACTTCGTTGTAATAAATCGAACCGTTGTCTCCCGAAAGAAGAATCTTTCTTACCTTCCCTTGATGATACAATTCCAAAGCGCAATCCAAACGATCTTTTAAAACGGCGGAAGGTTCGTTTTTATAAACGGACGCGCCCGGAACGACGGCAACAGTCGCCGGTCTCGCGGATCGATGATTCTGATATTTTTCGGTATGAAGATACAATTCTTCGAAGCTGAAATCGATTGCGATCGGAGCCGCGATTAAGAGGGCGAGAATCAAAAGCGCCCCGGTATAAAATTTCGATTTTTTGAAGAAGTTTAGGTTCAACGTTCCGTCCGAATTCGTCAAAATCAGGAATATATTTGGATAGGCTAACCGGCGGGAATTCAAGGGAGAATCCCTTTTTTTCTTTTCAACGGATCGGAACGGGGAAAAATTTTCTAAATAGGAAACAAACCATTGAGCCACGGGTCTTATCGAATGAGCAAATACCTCATGAATCTCCTGAATTCATTTCTCAGAATTACTGTCGCCGGTTGCTTCTTGGCGCCGGCGGTGACTTTTTCTCAGGAACTCACCATAGGACTTCGTTCCGGTACCGATTCCAATCCTCCCCCCGTCAAACAACTTGCACCGATGCGTCAGCTGAGAAGTTTCGGTCTCGTTTTCGGAAACGTGGATACTGTCAGAGAACGATTCGCTCTTTCCGAAAAACAATTGGATGAAATTTCCAAAATCAACGAGAAGCACAAACAAGAACACTTTCGTTGGCTCCAAAAAATTTCTCCCATCGAGATAGAACTCGAGGGGCTTTTGATGGAACCTAACGTGGATTTAACGAAGATCCGCAAGCTTCTCGTAGAGATCGGAAAATATACGGCGGAGATCCGTATCAATCAAATCTCGCATCGTCTTGCTATCGAAAAAGTATTAACTCAGGATCAAAAATCCAAAATCAAAGAACCTTCCGCTCCACCGGAGCCCGGATTCCCCGTGAATCTTTTTTCTCCGGAGAGAATCATCCTTCCTATACAAGGAATCTTACACTGAGGTACCAATGGACCAAAAAGAATTTACCGAATTGATCGATTCGACAAAACATATCGTACTTTCGGCAATTAAGAAGAATTTATTCGAGGAATTTCACGATTCCATCGACGACGTCGTGCAGGAAACGTATTTCCGCGCGTATAAAAGTCTTTCAGCGAACAAGTTTCGCGGAGATTCTTCCGTAAGCACTTGGCTTTATACGATTGCAAGAAACGAATCTCTGAGAATGAATCAAAAGAGATCCAGACAAACCGCGCTTGCAAGCAAGTTGAAAGAAAAAGTGATCCTGGATAATTCCATTCAAGAAAAAGAGGCTGCTTCGGCCAGCTTCACCGATTTTGAATTGAAAGATCTTTTAGCTATGCTTCCATGGAAGTATAAATCTGTGTTGAGTCTTGTCGGCGAAGGATACAAAGAACAGCAGATCGCCGAAAAGCTGAGTATTCCCGAAGGAACCGTAAAGTCTCGGGCGTTTCGCGGAAAACAAATGCTGAAAAAGATTTTCGTAGATAATAAATAGAGTGAGAGATAGGATTTATTCGGCATGAAATCGAACGGATTCGAAAAAGAAATTTCGGACAGACTTTGCAGCAAGGTCTGGAGTTCCAAAATCTGCGACGCTGTATATAAAAGACGCCGCTGGAGAATGATTCAACTTGCGTTTATCACGTTCTTAACCGCATTCTTCTCCACATCGTTCGTATGGCTGACGTTTTTTGAAAACAGCGGTCCTGCGATTGCACGCAACGAACTTCAGTCTTGGGTTCAAGAACAAATCTATGGAACGACTGCGGAAGCGGAATCCAAGGTTCACAACGTTTTTTATAAAGAAGCCGAAATGCCTCAAACCGGCGTACCGGTTTCTTTGGATGTGGACACTTTGATCGAAGCTTCCTTAGATCGCAGATAAAATGATGAATCGGTTCGACGATCTTTTGTCGTTCGAACCGGGAACTTGTATAACAGGACGTTTCGTTTCGAATCGTCCGAACGGATTGAAATCGTATTCGAGAATTTTGAATTCTCCATTTAAAAAATAGAGGCGGCGTTTTTTACAAAGGCCGTCGTCGTAAAGTGTCTCGGCTGGAATCCGGATTTTCCGGAAATACAATAAAACTTGGAGAAAGCCCATGTTTGCGTTAACTTCCAGTCGCCCCTCCGATTCAAAACCTCAGAAACACAAATCGCCTCCGGGTTCGTACGGATTCTTTGCGCTTCGACATTTATATCGAATGCGGAAAGACATCATCGGATTTTTCGAGGATATGAAAAAAAAACACGGAGACGTGGTTCTATTCGGAATCCGTAAAACGAGAATCTTTATGATTCAAAGTCCGGAGGACGTTCGTCACGTTCTTCAGGAGAATAGTTCCAATTATCATAAAAGCGTGTTCTATCGCGAACTCAAACGCGTTTTGGGAAAAGGTCTTTTGACCTCGGAAGGGGATTTTTGGAAAAAACAAAGAAGGCTCATTCAACCCGCGTTTCACCGCCAAAGAATATCAGAATTTACGCATATTATGGCGGACGAAACGCTCAACCTGTTTCGGGAATGGGACGGGAAAGAACAAAACGGAAAACTAAGAGTCGATCTTTCCGAAGAGATGATGCGGCTTACGTTTGCGATCGTCGGTAAGACGCTTTTTCGATCGGACGTTAAGGAATACTCCGAAATCATCGCAAAGAACGTGGAAACCGCGATGGAAGAGATTACAAGAAGATTGACGATGGTCTTTCCTCCTCCGGTACATTGGCCTCTTCCGAGCAATCGAAGACTTTTAAATTCCGTACGTTCCATGGACGAAGTCATTTACGAACTCATCGATCAAAGAAGAAAGAATTCTTCCAATGATCTGATCAGTATGCTTCTTGAAATCCAGGATGAAGAAACCGGAGAAAAGATGAGTCTCGAACAAGTCCGTGACGAAGCGATCACGCTCTTGCTCGCCGGGCATGAAACGACGGCTAACGCGTTGACTTGGGCGTTTTATCTTCTTTCCAATCATCCCGAAATTTATTCCAAACTCAAAGAAGAAGCGAAGAACGTTCTCGGCGATCGAACTCCTGCATTGGAGGATGTAGCGTCACTCACTTATTCCAGAATGGTTTTGGAGGAATCGATGCGATTGTATCCTCCCGCTTGGACTGTCGAACGTTCCGCGCTCGGTCCGGACACGGTCGGCGGTTATCATGTTCCCGTGGGAACGAACGTTTCCATTTGCATCTATTCGATTCACAGGGATCCACGGTTTTGGAAAGAGCCGGAAAAATTCTGGCCCGAACGATTCTCAGAAGAAAACTCGAAAGACCGTCCGAAATACGCTTATATACCGTTCGGAGGCGGTCCGAGAATGTGCATCGGAAACGTATTCGCGATGACGGAAGGGATTTTGATTCTGAGCATGATCGCAAGAAAATACGATTTAAAGCCCGTTCCCGGTCATAAGGTCGAATTGGAACCTTTAGTCACATTGCGACCGAAGCACGGAATGCTAATGGACTTGGTTTCCACTTGACCTATACTTCCCCGGAATAGACTCTTTATTTGGAGTCTATTCCCATGGAAAAAGAAATCCGCAAACGCATAGATCAAGTTAAGGAAAAGGGTCATCAACGACTGACCGTCCTTCTTATCCCTCACGGTTTCGATAAATCATTTCATTTTCAAATTTCGGTTTTTACGATCGTCTTTTTATTCGGTCTTCTCGTTTCTATTTTAGGAATCGCGGTTTTCGGAATCGTAAAATACAACAATACAAGAAAACAAATCAACGCGCTCGCGCAAGTTTACGGGAAATACTTCGACGAATACATCGAATACTCCGAACAATTGGAAGGAGTGCAGGACGATTTTCTTGCGCTTACGGAGAATTTAGAGGAGATTTACTCTCTTATCGACGGACACGGGGACGAGATGTTGAAACTTCCCGATGAATCCGATATCGAAACGATCGCTTTGGCGGAATTAAAAACGGAAGAAGCCGCCGATAAGGATCTCATGTTGGGAAGAAGTTATCTTTCCGAGATTTACGGATATCGTACGGCTCGCGTTTACATGGACAAACATCGTCCGTTGATGGACAGCGTTTACGACTTTCTCAATCTTCGATACGACGTGATGGACGCGATCCCGTTCGGAGAACCTTTGTACTCCTACAACCTAACTTCCTATTTCGGAACGAGACGTTCGCCTACCACGGGTTATATGGAGTATCACGACGGGATCGATCTCGCGAACGTTCCGGGAACTCCGATTTATGCGACGGGTAACGGAAGAATTCATCGTGTGATCTACTCCAACCGTGGATACGGAAATCATATCGTGATTCAACACGCGAACGGTTATTTTTCCTTGTTCGGGCATTGTACGAAAATTTTCGTACGAGACGGACAACAGATCCGCAAAGGAAATTTGATCGCAACGGTCGGTTCCACCGGAAACGTGACCGGACCTCACTTACACTACGAGGTTTGGATCGGAGAGTCCAATCGAACCGATCCGATGGAATATCTCAAAGTTCCCGTTTATTGATTTCAATTCGGATTCGATATGCCAAAGAAGAAAGACGATTCTCCTAAAACTCTTTCGGAGAAAGAGGCTAAACAGCTTATCGACAAGCTCTCCGTCGAAATCCGTCATCACCAATATCTTTATTACGTAAAGAACGAACCTAAGATTTCCGATTTCGACTTCGATCAGATGTTCCGTCGTCTTCAGGATTTGGAGGAAGCTTTTCCCGATCTCAAAGATCCGGCCAGTCCAACGCTCGTAGTCGGTTCCGACTTGGACAAGGACTTCGAGAAGTTTCAGCACAAACTTCCGGTCTTATCTCTCATCAACACGTACAACGACGAAGAACTTTTGGATTGGGTCAACAAGACCGATCCGGAAGGATTGTATTCCGTCGAATGGAAAATAGACGGAGCCTCCATCGTTCTATATTATGAAAATGGAATGCTTCAAAACGGAGTTACGCGGGGTTCCGGAGGGATCGGAGACGACGTAACCGATAACATTCGCACCATCCGGAATATTCCTTTGCGTTTGCCGGAGCCGATCACGATTTATCTCCGCGGCGAAGTTTTTATGACCTTCAAAGACTTCGAGGAGTTCAACGAACTTTCTTCGGGTAAATACGCGAATCCACGCAATCTTTCCGCGGGTTCGATCAAACAAAAGAATTCCGCAGATACGGCAAAACGCCCTCTGAGAATCTTCACATACGACGCAACCTTCCCGGACATCGCCAAAAAATTCAGAACACATCAGGAAATTCTTACCAAGCTTGATAAACTGACCTTTCCCGTTCCGCCTGACACCGTTTTTGTGACCGGATCCAAAATGGCAAAGACGATCCAGGATTTTAAGAAGAAGAAGGAAAAACTCGGCTTCCCGACGGACGGACTCGTAGTCAAACTCAACGACGTTTCCAAACGCGACGCGCTCGGTTATACTTCTCATTCTCCGCGATGGGCGAGGGCGTATAAGTTCGACGCGGTTATGAAGGAAAGCAAGATCGTAGACATTACGTATGCGGTGGGACGAACCGGAAAGATCACCCCAAGAGCGGAGATCGAACCGGTTAGTCTTGCGGGAACCACGGTTACATTCGCAACTCTTCACAACCAAGATTATATCGACGAACTCGGAGTCGGGATCGGTGCGGTCGTTCGCGTCGCGAAACGCGGAGAAATCATTCCCGCAGTGGAAGAAGTCGTAACTCCGGGTAAAGACGTTTTTAAAATTCCGGATCGTTGCCCTTCGTGTAAGACGAAGACGATCAAGAAGGAAGGTCTCGTAGATCTTTTTTGCCCGAACCCCGATTGTCCGGATCGAGTTAAGAATGGAATCATTTTTTATTGTCAAAGAAAGCAGATGGATATCGAAGGGCTCGGTGATAAACAAATCGAATTCTTATACGATCACGATTATATCAAATCCGTAGCCGACTTGTACGATCTCAAAGATAAAAAAGAAAAGCTGATGGAAGAGGAAGGCTTCGGAGAAAAGAGCGTAGCGATCATTCTCGGAGGAATCGAACAATCCAAACAGAAAGATTTTCGTTTCGTTCTTCCTTCGATCGGTCTTCCCGAACTCGGGCATAAAGTCACGGAATTGTTAATCGAACACGGAATCGATTCTATGGATGAGATTCTTGCGATTTCCAAAGATAAAAATAGAATCGATTCGCTTTTGGAAATCCCCGGAATCGGACCTTCCACCGTACTCGCCTTTCAGGAAAACTTTTCCGATAAACGAATCTTAAAACTCATCGATCGACTCAAAAAAGCCGGACTCAAGATGAAGGCGGATCCGGTAAAAGTGGCCGATCAGCAACCGTTTGCGGGTCAATCTTGGTGTGTTACCGGTTCTTTCGAAAACTTCCAACCAAGAGACAAAGCGATGGATTTGATCGTGTATTACGGCGGAAGAAAGGTAAGCGCGGTGAGCTCCAAAACGACCCATCTTTTGGCCGGACCCGGCGCCGGATCTAAATTAGAAAAAGCGAATGAACTTGGGATCGCGGTTTATGACGAAAAACAGTTTTTGGAACTTCTCAAGTCGCATAAGATCGATTTCAAAAATCCGAAATAGAATTTCGAAATCTTCGACGCTTTCACTTATATCCGACTTATAACGTGTTCCAAAACTGAATTTCGTTCTCTCGTTGCGTTTGCAATTTCATCCTTTTTCTATTTTGTCCGACTTAAAAGTCGCCTCTACCGCACTTTTCGATTTCATAATTCTTGATTTAAAAAATGAACGTATGTTTATTGTTTCTTCGATTTAACGAAACGATTCAAAAATAACTTGATCGAGCGGGTTCCGTTTCTATTCTCTTTGCCGGAAGATGAATTTCTTTTGCAAGAACGGCGGACTTATGGTTTCCATTCTTCCGATCTCG
Proteins encoded:
- a CDS encoding LIC_10202 family protein, with product MEDKFQELFEIRDSRINVREIMEEIESKLKKNPSTKEDIEKLTHWKFSPPSPEGYRDFDPAEIAHLFEKGIAPPKFSNPKLWFVRGPLKWLLIRFAEFYSFLDKKLSENRTRAFYSVLHELILIRSENQNLKRKMESFYSEFLEWNQAIGKEVRPEFLWANENLYSEGFVEESENFLLESIDPSEKVLVLSPGWGKILKQLLKLGSQFDSVTWNQSCEEFIRGSITTNIQLLEPGAIPKDCSVYSKIIISENLSIHPHWLIEKALRSLSLGVASGTEIRFRFSNENSNYPSPFLPLRLTKIQEPLIRDYLKQLGFRNIIEKKSEDGFTVLSFRK
- a CDS encoding GDP-mannose 4,6-dehydratase, with amino-acid sequence MKCLITGAAGFVGGYLLKELKESYTEFLGIGIQPGPDIEADLALPRSYRSSVCDIRNPEQVRSIIHDFSPDAVFHLAAQPFVPRAVEDPGETLEINVHGTLNILESLRSLKKKVRFVYISSSDVYGNVAESCLPVQESILPAPLNPYSSSKSCAEIYCLQYHRWIPELEVVIARPFNHTGPKQSLNFVIPNFCSQVLEALKKPEAERKILVGDLSSTRDFLDVRDVVRAYRILAEKGKPGEIYNICSGQEVVIRDVLDRIISESGKKIPVVVDSSRFRPAEMKRLSGDNGKLQTLGWKPAFGLTDTIRDVYQWVSSARTQ
- a CDS encoding SanA/YdcF family protein, encoding MNLNFFKKSKFYTGALLILALLIAAPIAIDFSFEELYLHTEKYQNHRSARPATVAVVPGASVYKNEPSAVLKDRLDCALELYHQGKVRKILLSGDNGSIYYNEVKPMLLYILKNQVNERDIFVDHAGFRTLDTLVRAKEIFQVKDLIFVSQRIYQPRAAFLANKIGLKFQAFESDRRIYTSGPFSRFREFFARTLAWVDMNLFKTNPKYLGDPFPIEGSGIKTWKGSAL
- a CDS encoding Spy/CpxP family protein refolding chaperone, which codes for MNLLNSFLRITVAGCFLAPAVTFSQELTIGLRSGTDSNPPPVKQLAPMRQLRSFGLVFGNVDTVRERFALSEKQLDEISKINEKHKQEHFRWLQKISPIEIELEGLLMEPNVDLTKIRKLLVEIGKYTAEIRINQISHRLAIEKVLTQDQKSKIKEPSAPPEPGFPVNLFSPERIILPIQGILH
- a CDS encoding RNA polymerase sigma factor, which translates into the protein MDQKEFTELIDSTKHIVLSAIKKNLFEEFHDSIDDVVQETYFRAYKSLSANKFRGDSSVSTWLYTIARNESLRMNQKRSRQTALASKLKEKVILDNSIQEKEAASASFTDFELKDLLAMLPWKYKSVLSLVGEGYKEQQIAEKLSIPEGTVKSRAFRGKQMLKKIFVDNK
- a CDS encoding cytochrome P450, which codes for MFALTSSRPSDSKPQKHKSPPGSYGFFALRHLYRMRKDIIGFFEDMKKKHGDVVLFGIRKTRIFMIQSPEDVRHVLQENSSNYHKSVFYRELKRVLGKGLLTSEGDFWKKQRRLIQPAFHRQRISEFTHIMADETLNLFREWDGKEQNGKLRVDLSEEMMRLTFAIVGKTLFRSDVKEYSEIIAKNVETAMEEITRRLTMVFPPPVHWPLPSNRRLLNSVRSMDEVIYELIDQRRKNSSNDLISMLLEIQDEETGEKMSLEQVRDEAITLLLAGHETTANALTWAFYLLSNHPEIYSKLKEEAKNVLGDRTPALEDVASLTYSRMVLEESMRLYPPAWTVERSALGPDTVGGYHVPVGTNVSICIYSIHRDPRFWKEPEKFWPERFSEENSKDRPKYAYIPFGGGPRMCIGNVFAMTEGILILSMIARKYDLKPVPGHKVELEPLVTLRPKHGMLMDLVST
- a CDS encoding M23 family metallopeptidase, yielding MEKEIRKRIDQVKEKGHQRLTVLLIPHGFDKSFHFQISVFTIVFLFGLLVSILGIAVFGIVKYNNTRKQINALAQVYGKYFDEYIEYSEQLEGVQDDFLALTENLEEIYSLIDGHGDEMLKLPDESDIETIALAELKTEEAADKDLMLGRSYLSEIYGYRTARVYMDKHRPLMDSVYDFLNLRYDVMDAIPFGEPLYSYNLTSYFGTRRSPTTGYMEYHDGIDLANVPGTPIYATGNGRIHRVIYSNRGYGNHIVIQHANGYFSLFGHCTKIFVRDGQQIRKGNLIATVGSTGNVTGPHLHYEVWIGESNRTDPMEYLKVPVY
- the ligA gene encoding NAD-dependent DNA ligase LigA, with the translated sequence MPKKKDDSPKTLSEKEAKQLIDKLSVEIRHHQYLYYVKNEPKISDFDFDQMFRRLQDLEEAFPDLKDPASPTLVVGSDLDKDFEKFQHKLPVLSLINTYNDEELLDWVNKTDPEGLYSVEWKIDGASIVLYYENGMLQNGVTRGSGGIGDDVTDNIRTIRNIPLRLPEPITIYLRGEVFMTFKDFEEFNELSSGKYANPRNLSAGSIKQKNSADTAKRPLRIFTYDATFPDIAKKFRTHQEILTKLDKLTFPVPPDTVFVTGSKMAKTIQDFKKKKEKLGFPTDGLVVKLNDVSKRDALGYTSHSPRWARAYKFDAVMKESKIVDITYAVGRTGKITPRAEIEPVSLAGTTVTFATLHNQDYIDELGVGIGAVVRVAKRGEIIPAVEEVVTPGKDVFKIPDRCPSCKTKTIKKEGLVDLFCPNPDCPDRVKNGIIFYCQRKQMDIEGLGDKQIEFLYDHDYIKSVADLYDLKDKKEKLMEEEGFGEKSVAIILGGIEQSKQKDFRFVLPSIGLPELGHKVTELLIEHGIDSMDEILAISKDKNRIDSLLEIPGIGPSTVLAFQENFSDKRILKLIDRLKKAGLKMKADPVKVADQQPFAGQSWCVTGSFENFQPRDKAMDLIVYYGGRKVSAVSSKTTHLLAGPGAGSKLEKANELGIAVYDEKQFLELLKSHKIDFKNPK